CCCGACGTCCCACGGCCTCCGCCGACGTCCGCCCCGGGGAGAGACGACGATGACTCCAGCACCCACCGGCACCGCACCCTTCACCGTGACCGCCTCGCGCGACTACGACCCCGCGCTGCGCGAGCTGCCGCACATGTCCCTGGGCCGCTACGAGATCGACATGGGCGGCGGCGAGGCAGCCCGCCGGCTCTTCGCCGCGGGGGCCCGGCACGTCACGCTCCCGCGCCCGGTCGACGTGACGGACGCCGCCGACGCGGCCTGGTCGGTCCGGGCGCTCAGCTTCGTGGGCGACCTGTCCAGCCTGGCCGTCTCGGTCGACTGGCAACTGCACACCGGTCCGGACCCCGACGCCTGGCGGCACTACGGCCACCTCCACCCGCCGACGGCGGTCCTCGGCACGGCCGACCCGCTCGCGACGGCCCGCGCGTGGCGCGCCGCGTACTACATCTGCAAGTGCGTCTTCCGGTACGGCCCGGGATTCATCCAGGTGCGCGACCGGCGCTACGGCGAACTGCGCCGCTTCACCATCGACGAGCCGGACTACCACCGGGCCGTCGAGGCCCTGGCCGACGGCGCCCCCGTCGACGCGATCCCGAAGCCGATCCTGGACGACCTCGTGGGCGAGTCCCTCGTGCTGCGGTTCGGCGACCGTCTCTGGTGGGCCCCGTACCGGGTCCGCCGCTGGTCCGAGGCGCCGCTGGTGATCTGACGCCCCGGCCCGGCCCGAGCCCGCGCCCCCGGACGCCGCCGCGTCCGGGGGCGCGCCCGCGCCGGGCTCCGCCCGAACGCCCGCGCGTTGCGCAGGGTGCTTCGTCCGGTCACAGAGTGGTTGAGACCACTTGTCCCCGTGTTTAAGTCGTTCTAGCCTCCTCCCAGTTGTGCAGTACGGAACAGGCGTTGCGCATGTCGCAACGCGCTCGCCCTCGACTCCTGGGACCGCCCATGAAGCTCCGCTCCCGCATAGCCGTACCCCTCGCCGCGATGGTGCTGGCCGGGCTCACGGCCACCGCCTGCGCCCCCCAGACCTCCGTCAACGGCTCCACGAAGGACGAGAAGTCCGGCACCCTGCGCGTGTGGCTCTTCCAGGAGGTCAACAACGACCCGAAGAAGAAGGTCGTCGAGCAGGCCGTGACCGCGTTCACCCAGCGGAACAAGGACGCCGAGGTCGAGATCGAGTACATCCCGGTCGAAACCCGCGCCCAGCGCATCAAGGCCGCCTTCAACGACCCGAAGAGCGCCCCCGACCTGATCGAGTACGGGAACACCGACACCGCCGGGTACGTCAAGGACGGCGGCCTCGCCGACATCAGCGCGGAGTTCGGCGACTGGCCCGAGGCCAAGGACACCGACCCGACCGCCACGCGGTCGGTCACCGTCGGCGGGAAGGTCTACGGCGCGCCCTTCTTCGTCGGTGTCCGCGCCCTGTACTACCGCACCGACGTCTTCACCGAGCTCGGGCTCCAGCCGCCCCGCACCCAGGACGAACTGGTCGCGACGGCCAAGGCCGTCCGCAAGGCCCGCCCCGAGCTGTACGGGCTGGCCGTCGGCGGCGCCTACACCTACGGCGCGATGCCGTTCATCTGGGCCAACGGCGGAGAACTGGCCGTGGAGAGCGGGGGTGCCCACAAGGCCGCGATCGACAGCCCCGCCGCCCGCAAGGGCATCGAGACCTACACCTCGCTCTTCGGCGACGACAACTGTCCCGCCGCCAAGTGCGCCGCCATGGGGGGCAACGCGACCGTGACCGCCTTCGCCGCGGGCAACGCCGCCATGGCCATCGGCGGCGACTTCAGCCACCAGGCCGTCGAGGCGGGCGCGGTCAAGGGCAAGTACGCCGTCGTCCCGCTGCCCGGCCTCAAGGACGGCGAGATCGCCCCGGCCTTCGCCGGCGGCAACAACATCGGCGTCCTGAAGAGCACCTCCCACCGCACCCTCGCCGTCGACCTGATGAAGCAGCTCGCGGGCAAGGACACCCAGCGGGGCCTCTTCGACGCGATGGGCTTCCTGCCCACCTACACCGACGTCCGCGCCGAGGCCGCCAAGAAGGACCCCTTCGTCGAACCGTTCGTCAGGACCCTCGCGGCCGGCGCCAAGTTCGTCCCGGCCTCCCCGGGCTGGGGCCAGATCGACGCCTCCACCGTCCTGCCCACGATGTTCCAGGAGATCGTCAGCGGCAAGAAGGACGTGGCCGCCGCCTCCGGCGACGCGGCGAAGAAGATGGACGCCGCCTTCTCCAGCGCGGGCTGACCGGGCCCGTCGACATGGCGCACGAAGCGACGGCCACCCGTCCGGAGCAGGTCACCGCGAAGACCGCTCCGGCCCCGGCCCCCCAGCCCGAGCGGGCCCCCGGCGGACGCCACGGCAGCCGCTGGACACCCTGGCTCTACCTCGCACCCGCACTCGTCGTACTCGCCGCCCTGCTGGTCTACCCGATCTACCAGCTCGGCCTGATCTCCTTCCTCGAATACACCCAGGCCCAGGTCAGCGGCGGTGAGCCCACCACCTTCAAGGGACTGGGCAACTACCGGACGCTGTTCTCCGACAGCCAGTTCTGGCAGGTCCTGCTGGCGACGGTCGTCTTCGCCGCCGCCTGCGTGGTCACCACGCTCGCCGCCGGCTGCGCGCTCGCCGTCCTGCTCACCCGCGTCCGCGCGCTGCCCCGCCTCGCCCTGATGCTGGCCGCGCTCGGCGCGTGGGCCACTCCCGCCGTCACCGGATCCACCGTGTGGGTGTTCCTCTTCGACCCCGACTACGGACCGGTCAACCGGCTGCTCGGCCTCGGCGACTTCTCCTGGACCTACGGCCGCTACAGCGCCTTCGCCCTCGTCCTGCTCGAAGTCGTCTGGTGCTCCTTCCCGTTCGTCATGGTGACCGTGTACGCGGGCATCAAGGCGATCCCCTCCGAGGTGCTGGAGGCCGCCGCGCTCGACGGCGCCTCGCAGTGGCGCATCTGGCGCTCGGTCATCGCGCCCATGCTGCGCCCCATCCTGATCGTCGTCACCATCCAGTCGATCATCTGGGACTTCAAGGTCTTCACCCAGATCTACGTGATGACCTCCGGCGGAGGCATCGCCGGGCAGAACCTCGTCCTCAACGTGTACGCGTACCAGAAGGCCTTCGCGTCCTCGCAGTACAGCCTGGGCTCGGCCATCGGCATCGTCATGCTGCTGATCCTGCTGGCCGTCACCCTCGTCTATCTGCGCCTCATGCGACGCCAGGGAGAAGAACTGTGAGCCGCACCGCCACCCTCCCCGCCGCCCCGGCCCGCACCTCCCGGCTCCGTCCGCGCCGTCCCGGGCGGCTGGCGGCCGAGGCCGCCGCGCTCCTCGTCGCGGTGGCCGTGGCGTTCCCGCTGTACTGGATGGTGCTCTCCGCCTTCAAGCCGGCCGGCGAGATCCAGTCCACCGACGCCCGGCCCTGGACGCTGGCCCCGTCGCTCGACTCGTTCCGCCGCGTGTTCGAGCAGCAGGAATTCGGTCGCTACTTCCTCAACAGCCTCTTCGTCGCGGGATCGGTCGTGCTGGCCTCCGCGCTGATCGCCTTCCTCGCGGCCACGGCGGTCACCCGCTTCCGGTTCCGGTTCCGCACCACCCTGCTCATCATGTTCCTGGTGGCGCAGATGGTGCCGATCGAGGCCCTGACGATCCCGCTGTTCTTCCTGATGCGCGACACGGGCCAGCTCAACACCCTCTGGTCGCTGGTCCTGCCCCACATCGCCTTCTCCCTCCCGTTCGCCATCTGGATGCTGCGCGGCTTCGTGAAGGCGGTCCCCGAGGCGCTGGAGGAGGCCGCGTACATCGACGGCGCGAGCCGGACCAGGTTCCTGTGGCAGATCCTCTTCCCGCTCGTCTTTCCCGGGCTGGTGGCGACGAGCGTCTTCTCCTTCATCTCGACCTGGAACGACTTCCTCTTCGCCAAGTCGTTCATCATCAGCGACACCTCCCAGTCCACCCTCCCGATGGCGCTCCTGGTCTTCTTCAAGCCGGACGAGAACGACTGGGGCGGGATCATGGCCGGCTCCACGGTCATGACGCTGCCGGTGCTCGTCTTCTTCGTGCTCGTGCAGCGCCGCCTGGTCTCCGGGCTCGGCGGTGCGGTCAAGGACTGAGGGACGCGGGGACGGTACGGGACCCGCGTGCGGGAGCACGTGCGCGGTTCCCGTACGGGCGTCCGTACCGGCGTCCGCGCGCGGCTTCCCCGGCGCGGCCGGATCCGCGCGCCGTGCCTTGCCCGGGCGGGGGCGCGGACGCATGCTCGGGACCGTTCCCCACCGCCGGGGCGGACCTCCCGCGGACCGCAGGGGACCTCAGACCGGAGCCGCCATGCCCCCGCCCGCCGTCACGCCCCCGCCCCCGCCCGCCGCCCCGCCCCCCTCGCGGGACGAGCGCGGGGCCCGTCGGCTCGCCCTCGTGGGCGGGTCGCTCGGCAACCTCGTCGAGTGGTACGACTGGTTCGTCTACGCCAGCTTCGCGATCTACTTCGCCGACTCCTTCTTCCCCGGCGACAACCCCACCACCCAGCTGATGAACACGGCCGGGATCTTCGCCGTCGGCTTCCTGATGCGCCCGGTCGGCGGCTGGGTCCTCGGCCGCGCGGCCGACCGGCACGGACGCAAGAGCGCCCTCACCCTCACCGTCACCATGATGTCGGCGGCCGCCCTGCTGATCGCCGTCGCCCCGACCTACGACCGGGCCGGGTACCTCGGCGCCCTCGTCCTGCTGCTCGCCCGCCTGCTCCAAGGGCTGAGCATCGGCGGGGAGTACGCGGCCAGCGCCACCTACCTGACCGAGGCCTCGGCCCCCGGCCGGCGCGGGCTCGGCTCGTCCTTCCAGTACGTCTCGATGACCTGCGGCCAACTGCTCGGCCTGGGCATCCTCATCACCCTGCAACACACCCTCACCACGGATCAGTTGGAGGACTGGGGGTGGCGCATCCCGTTCCTGGTCGGCGCGCTCTTCGCGGTCGTCGTCTTCTGGCTGCGGCGCCGGCTCCGGGAGACGGACGCGTTCGAGGAGGAGGTGGCGGCGGCGGGCGAGGCACGCGACGCCCGTGCGCGCGGCTCGCTGAAAGCCCTGTGGGAGCACCGGCGGCAGGCCGGGCTGGTCATGGCGCTCACCCTCGGAGGCACCGTGGCCTACTACACGTACACCACCTACCTCACCAAGTACCTCGTCGGCAGCGCCGGCCTGCCCAAGACCACGGCCACGCTGGTCAGCTTCACCGCGCTCGCCCTCTTCGCGGTGCTCCAGCCGTTCGCCGGGATGCTCTCCGACCGGATCGGCCGTCGCCCGCTGCTGGTCACCTTCGCGGTCGGCTGCACGGTCGGCACCTACCCGATCATGACCGCCCTCGGCTCGGTCTCGTCCTACTGGTCCGCGCTCGGACTGTCCCTGACGGCCCTGGTCATTGTCACCGGCTACACCTCCATCAACGCGGCCGTCAAGGCCGAGCTGTTCCCGACGCGCGTGCGCGCCCTCGGCGTGGCGCTCCCGTACGCCGTCGCGAACGCGTTGTTCGGCGGTACGGCGGAGTACGTGGCGCTGTGGTTCAAGAGCCGCGGGCACGAGACGACGTTCTTCTGGTACGTCTCGGGATGCGCCCTGATCTCGCTGGTGACCTACGTCCTCATGCCCGACACCCGCACCGTCGCCCTCGGCCGCGCCGAGGCCGGGGCGGACCCCTCGGACGACCGGGACCGCCCGGCACGGGCCGCCGCGGACGCCGCGCGCTGAACGGGCCCCGGCCGGGCCGGGGCGTCCGTGGCCGGATCCTTTCGGCACCTTCAGGACGCATCACGCGTGCTCCGCCGCCCCACGCCACCCGTGGCTTACGATCACGAGCGGACGGTCCCGTCCCGCGACCGCGCCGCTCGCCCCCACCCGTGGAGGTCCACCGTGTTCCGGACGGCCAGAGCAGACCGCACCCGCCGCAGCAGCTTCCGCCTCCGGGCCGCCGCCGGCGCCGCCGCGGGAGCCTTCGTCCTGGCGGGCTGTTCGTCCGGCGGCGACGGTCCGGGCGAGGCGGCCGGAGGCGTACCGGTCGTGGAGAAGGGCAAGCTGACCACCTGCACCCACCTGCCCTACCCGCCGTTCCAGTTCGAACGGGACGGCAAGGTCGTCGGCTTCGACGTGGCCCTGGTCGACCTGGTCGCGGCCCGCCTCAAGGTGCAGCAGAAGATCCTCGACACGCCCTTCGAGAACTTCAAGACCGGCGCCTTCCTGAACTCGGGCGAGTGCGACCTCGCGGCCGCCGGCATGACGATCACCGAAGAACGCCTGAAGAACGTCGATTTCTCCGTTCCCTACTTCGACGCCACCCAGGCGGTCCTCGCGACCAGGAAGAGCGGCGTCACCTCCCTCGCCGACCTCAAGGCCAAGGGCAAGAAGCTGGGCGCGCAGTCCGGAACCACCGGCGAGAGCTACGCCGAGGCCCAGGGCTTCGACCCGGTCGCCTTCGAGAGCTCGGACGCGGTGCTCAACGGGCTGCGCACCGGGCAGGTCGACGCGGTCGTCATCGACTACCCCGTCGTCCAGGGATGGCTCAAGGACCCGAAGAACGCTGCCGAGTTCGCCGTCGGGCAGAACATCGAGACCGGTGAGCAGTACGGCTTCTCGGTGAAGAAGGGCAATGGCAAACTGCTCGCCGCCATCGACAAGGCCATCACGGACGCCAAGGCCGACGGCACCTACAAGAAGCTCTACGAGCAGTGGATCGGCCCGCTGCCCCAGGCCGCTCGGTGACCTCCCGGCTGACCCGGCGCCAGCGGCGCCGGGTCGCGCAGGGCGTCCAGTACGCCCTCTTCGCGGCGGTGCTGATCGCGGTCGGCCTGCTCGCGGACTGGGGCCGGCTGCAGAACCAGTTCGCGCAGAAGGACCTCGCGCTGCGCCTCTTCCCGGAGATCATCACCACCGCGCTGCGCAACACGGTGGTGTACACGCTCTCGGGATTCGTCCTCGGCCTGGTCCTCGGCCTGGTCATCGCGATGATGAGGCTCTCGTCGGTGGCGCCCTACCGGTGGGTGGCGAGCGTCTACATCGAGCTGTTCCGCGGCCTTCCCGCCCTGCTGATCTTCATCTTCGTGGGCGTGGCGGTGCCGCTGGCGTTCCCCGGCACCGAGATTCTCGGCGGCACGTACGGCAAGGTCGCGATCGGACTCGGCCTGGTGGCCGCGGCCTACATGGCGGAGACGATCAGGGCCGGCATCCAGGCGGTGCCCAAGGGGCAGATGGAGGCGGCCCGTTCGCTCGGCTTCTCGCACGCCCGCGCCATGGTGTCCGTGATCATCCCGCAGGCGTTCCGGATCGTCATCCCCCCGCTCACCAACGAACTGGTCCTGTTGTTCAAGGACTCCTCGCTGGTGCTGTTCCTGGGCGTGACCCTGGAGGAGCGGGAGCTCACGAAGTTCGGCCGCGACCTCGCCAGCCAGACGGCGAACTCCACCCCGATCCTCGTCGCCGGCCTGTGCTACCTCCTGGTGACCGTGCCGCTCGGTTTCGTGGTCCGGCGCCTGGAGGCCCGTGCGGACAAGGCCGCGTGAGGACGAGATGCCCCAGCAGACGGAAGCGGTGCCCACGATGGCCACGGACCGGCCGGAGATCGAGATCCGGGGACTGCACAAGTCCTTCGGCGACAACCACGTCCTGCGCGGCATCGATCTGGAGGTGGCCCGCGGCGAGGTGGTGTGCGTGATCGGCCCGTCGGGCTCGGGCAAGTCCACGCTGCTGCGCTGCGTGAACCTGCTGGAGGAGCCGAGCGCGGGACGGGTCTTCGTCGGCGGGACGGAGGTCACCGACCCGGACGTGGACATCGACGCGGTCCGCCGGCGCATCGGCATGGTGTTCCAGCAGTTCAACCTGTTCCCGCACGTGGACGTCGCCGGGAACCTGACGCTGCCGCAGCGCCGGGTGCTCGGCACGGACACGGCGCGGGCCGCCGCCGTCGCCCGGGAGAACCTGGCGCGCGTCGGTCTCGCCGACAAGACGGACGCGTACCCGGCCCAGTTGTCCGGCGGCCAGCAGCAGCGGGTGGCCATCGCCCGCGCCCTGTCGATGGGGCCGGAGGTGATGCTCTTCGACGAGCCGACCTCGGCGCTCGACCCGGAGCTGGTCGGCGAGGTGCTGTCGGTGATGCGGGTGCTGGCCGGCGAGGGCATGACGATGATGGTCGTCACCCACGAGATCGGCTTCGCGCGCGAGGTCGCGGACCGGGTCGTGTTCATGGACGGCGGGGTGATCGTGGAGCAGGGGCCGGCGGCGCGGGTGGTGGGCCGCCCGCAGCAGGAGCGCACCAGGAACTTCCTCGACCGCATCCTGAACCCGGCGGGGCCCGGCCCGGACGGGGACTGACGGCGCGGGGGCCCGGCCCCGGACGGACACCGGGCCCGGACCGGGCCCGTACGCCGTCCCTCCGGTGCCGGACGCCCGGACGGGGCCGGCCGGGGTCGGGCACCCCGGCCGGCCCCGCCCGCAGCGCGTCAGCCGGTGAAGCCGGCCGTGATGGAGGTGAACTGCCAGTCGCTCTGCGCGATGCCGGAGCAGTTCTCCTGCAGTCCGCCGCCGGCGCAGCCGCGGTCGCGGTTGACCGACCAGAAGGCCAGGCGCGCGATGTGGTGGGAGTTGGCCCAGTCCCGGATGCCCGTCCAGTTCTGGATGCTGGTGGTCTCCCCGGTGTCGCTGAGGCCGTTCATGCCGGAGATCCCGATGTGGGAGTAGGCGGTGGCGTCGTCCCAGCCGAAGGTGGACTTGAGCTTGGTCTTCAGGCCCTCGGTGGCGCTGATGGTGCTCGCGTACATGTCGGTGGAGGCGTTGCCGAAGTCGAACGGCATGATCGTGAAGACGTCGATCCCGGCGTTCTGCGCCTTGGCCTGCTCGATCAGCCGGTTGCCCCAGGAGGTGGGTCCGGAGGTGCTCGTGCCGAAGGTCAGGATGGTGCGCAGCCCCGGGTTGTTCTGCTTGACGATCTTGAGCGCGCCGAGGATGCGGTCCTGGACCACGGCGTTCTCGAACTCGTCGGTGTTCTCGATGTCGACGTCGACGGCCTTGAGGCCGTAGGCGTCGATCACCTTCTGGTAGGCACCGGCCAGGGCTTCGGGCGTGGCGCAGTTGGGGCCGAGCTTGTTGCCCTGCCAGCCGCCGATGGACGGGACGATGTCGCCGCCCGCCGCGCGGATCGCGTTGATGGTGCTCTGGTCCACGCCGCCGGTCAGCGGGCGCTGGCCGTCCCAGGACGGGTTGCACCCGCCGGAGGACAGGATGAAGGCCATGGTGAACCACTTCGCCCCGGTCGCGTTCATCACCGTGGTCGGGTTCGGCGGGTCGCCCCAGCCGTTGTAGAGGTAGGGCGCGGCCTGTTTGAAGCCGGCCGGCACGGTGCCGTTGTCGGTGGTGACCGTGACGGGGCCCGAGGCGGGGGAGGTGTTGCCGGCCAGGTCGCGGGCGCGGACGGTGAAGGTGTAGGCGGTGTTCGGGTTGAGGCCGGTGACGGTCGCCCCGGGCGTGGCCGAGGTGGCGACCTTGGAGGCGCCCTGGTAGACGTCGTAGCCGGTGACCCCCACGTTGTCGGTGGAGGCGGTCCACGCGAGCGACACGCTGGAGGAGGTCTTGCCGGTACTGGTGGGGGTCCCGGGCGCGGTGGGGGCCACGGTGTCGGCGCTGCCGCCGGGGCCGTCGAGGGAGACGTCGTCCGCGTAGTACGTGCCCTGTCCGTACCAACCGTTGAGGTAGACCTCGGCGCTGGTCTGTGCGGCCCCGGTGGTGAAGGTGACGCTGAGCTTGGTGTAGGCGCCTGCGGACGGGGTCCAGGTGGAGGCGCCGCCGGTCACGCCCAGGTAGACGTAGCTGCCGCGCACCCAGGCGGAGAGGGTGTAGCTGGTGTTCGGCTGCACGGCCACGGTCTGGGCGCACTTGGCGGTGTTCGCGCCGGAGACCGCTCCGGCCAGGGCCTTGCCGCCTCCGTGGACGGGCGAGGCCACCACGGAGCCGAGGCCTCCGGAACAGGACCAGCCGGCCGTGCCGCCGGTTTCGAAGTCGCCGTTCGCCAGGAGGTTGGCGCCGAAGGCGGAACCGGGCGCGGTCAGCACCGCGGCCGCGCCGAGCAGGGTGGCGCCCAGGCCGCAGGCCAGGCGGGTACGGGTGCGGTGGGGGCCGGGGGACCCGGTGCGCGTGCGGGTGCGGATTCGCAAGGAAGTGCCTCCGTGGGGGGAAAGGGCGGCACGGAACGCGGCGTACGGCCGCTGTGGGGGAGGTGCGGGGCGGGGCCCGCGTGCGGCCGTACGGCGGTTCCGGCGTGGAGCGGCGGATGGATTGACCCTTCGGGCCGGGAACCTATTGCGCCGGGCGGGCCCCGGTCAACTGGTCTGGACCAACTTCCCTGGATTGTCCGGAGTGCGCGGACGGCAATGGGAAGGTTTCCCAACTGTGCGGGTTGACGGAGGCGTTGCCGGTCCGGGAACCTGTCATGGACACGGATCGCCGTCGCGGCCCCCGGCAACCCCGCGCGCTCGCCCACCTGGCCGCCGCCACCCGTCCCGGAGCGCCGTGCCCGTACTCGTGATGTGATCAGTGGACGGTCGAAATACGATGAATCGGGGTTTTCGTGCCAGGGCCCTGAAGCGGACGTACTCGGAGCGCTCC
Above is a window of Streptomyces subrutilus DNA encoding:
- a CDS encoding DUF5825 family protein, yielding MTPAPTGTAPFTVTASRDYDPALRELPHMSLGRYEIDMGGGEAARRLFAAGARHVTLPRPVDVTDAADAAWSVRALSFVGDLSSLAVSVDWQLHTGPDPDAWRHYGHLHPPTAVLGTADPLATARAWRAAYYICKCVFRYGPGFIQVRDRRYGELRRFTIDEPDYHRAVEALADGAPVDAIPKPILDDLVGESLVLRFGDRLWWAPYRVRRWSEAPLVI
- a CDS encoding extracellular solute-binding protein, producing MKLRSRIAVPLAAMVLAGLTATACAPQTSVNGSTKDEKSGTLRVWLFQEVNNDPKKKVVEQAVTAFTQRNKDAEVEIEYIPVETRAQRIKAAFNDPKSAPDLIEYGNTDTAGYVKDGGLADISAEFGDWPEAKDTDPTATRSVTVGGKVYGAPFFVGVRALYYRTDVFTELGLQPPRTQDELVATAKAVRKARPELYGLAVGGAYTYGAMPFIWANGGELAVESGGAHKAAIDSPAARKGIETYTSLFGDDNCPAAKCAAMGGNATVTAFAAGNAAMAIGGDFSHQAVEAGAVKGKYAVVPLPGLKDGEIAPAFAGGNNIGVLKSTSHRTLAVDLMKQLAGKDTQRGLFDAMGFLPTYTDVRAEAAKKDPFVEPFVRTLAAGAKFVPASPGWGQIDASTVLPTMFQEIVSGKKDVAAASGDAAKKMDAAFSSAG
- a CDS encoding carbohydrate ABC transporter permease codes for the protein MAHEATATRPEQVTAKTAPAPAPQPERAPGGRHGSRWTPWLYLAPALVVLAALLVYPIYQLGLISFLEYTQAQVSGGEPTTFKGLGNYRTLFSDSQFWQVLLATVVFAAACVVTTLAAGCALAVLLTRVRALPRLALMLAALGAWATPAVTGSTVWVFLFDPDYGPVNRLLGLGDFSWTYGRYSAFALVLLEVVWCSFPFVMVTVYAGIKAIPSEVLEAAALDGASQWRIWRSVIAPMLRPILIVVTIQSIIWDFKVFTQIYVMTSGGGIAGQNLVLNVYAYQKAFASSQYSLGSAIGIVMLLILLAVTLVYLRLMRRQGEEL
- a CDS encoding carbohydrate ABC transporter permease codes for the protein MSRTATLPAAPARTSRLRPRRPGRLAAEAAALLVAVAVAFPLYWMVLSAFKPAGEIQSTDARPWTLAPSLDSFRRVFEQQEFGRYFLNSLFVAGSVVLASALIAFLAATAVTRFRFRFRTTLLIMFLVAQMVPIEALTIPLFFLMRDTGQLNTLWSLVLPHIAFSLPFAIWMLRGFVKAVPEALEEAAYIDGASRTRFLWQILFPLVFPGLVATSVFSFISTWNDFLFAKSFIISDTSQSTLPMALLVFFKPDENDWGGIMAGSTVMTLPVLVFFVLVQRRLVSGLGGAVKD
- a CDS encoding MFS transporter, yielding MPPPAVTPPPPPAAPPPSRDERGARRLALVGGSLGNLVEWYDWFVYASFAIYFADSFFPGDNPTTQLMNTAGIFAVGFLMRPVGGWVLGRAADRHGRKSALTLTVTMMSAAALLIAVAPTYDRAGYLGALVLLLARLLQGLSIGGEYAASATYLTEASAPGRRGLGSSFQYVSMTCGQLLGLGILITLQHTLTTDQLEDWGWRIPFLVGALFAVVVFWLRRRLRETDAFEEEVAAAGEARDARARGSLKALWEHRRQAGLVMALTLGGTVAYYTYTTYLTKYLVGSAGLPKTTATLVSFTALALFAVLQPFAGMLSDRIGRRPLLVTFAVGCTVGTYPIMTALGSVSSYWSALGLSLTALVIVTGYTSINAAVKAELFPTRVRALGVALPYAVANALFGGTAEYVALWFKSRGHETTFFWYVSGCALISLVTYVLMPDTRTVALGRAEAGADPSDDRDRPARAAADAAR
- a CDS encoding ABC transporter substrate-binding protein, with translation MFRTARADRTRRSSFRLRAAAGAAAGAFVLAGCSSGGDGPGEAAGGVPVVEKGKLTTCTHLPYPPFQFERDGKVVGFDVALVDLVAARLKVQQKILDTPFENFKTGAFLNSGECDLAAAGMTITEERLKNVDFSVPYFDATQAVLATRKSGVTSLADLKAKGKKLGAQSGTTGESYAEAQGFDPVAFESSDAVLNGLRTGQVDAVVIDYPVVQGWLKDPKNAAEFAVGQNIETGEQYGFSVKKGNGKLLAAIDKAITDAKADGTYKKLYEQWIGPLPQAAR
- a CDS encoding amino acid ABC transporter permease; this translates as MTSRLTRRQRRRVAQGVQYALFAAVLIAVGLLADWGRLQNQFAQKDLALRLFPEIITTALRNTVVYTLSGFVLGLVLGLVIAMMRLSSVAPYRWVASVYIELFRGLPALLIFIFVGVAVPLAFPGTEILGGTYGKVAIGLGLVAAAYMAETIRAGIQAVPKGQMEAARSLGFSHARAMVSVIIPQAFRIVIPPLTNELVLLFKDSSLVLFLGVTLEERELTKFGRDLASQTANSTPILVAGLCYLLVTVPLGFVVRRLEARADKAA
- a CDS encoding amino acid ABC transporter ATP-binding protein; this encodes MPQQTEAVPTMATDRPEIEIRGLHKSFGDNHVLRGIDLEVARGEVVCVIGPSGSGKSTLLRCVNLLEEPSAGRVFVGGTEVTDPDVDIDAVRRRIGMVFQQFNLFPHVDVAGNLTLPQRRVLGTDTARAAAVARENLARVGLADKTDAYPAQLSGGQQQRVAIARALSMGPEVMLFDEPTSALDPELVGEVLSVMRVLAGEGMTMMVVTHEIGFAREVADRVVFMDGGVIVEQGPAARVVGRPQQERTRNFLDRILNPAGPGPDGD
- a CDS encoding carbohydrate binding domain-containing protein, which translates into the protein MRIRTRTRTGSPGPHRTRTRLACGLGATLLGAAAVLTAPGSAFGANLLANGDFETGGTAGWSCSGGLGSVVASPVHGGGKALAGAVSGANTAKCAQTVAVQPNTSYTLSAWVRGSYVYLGVTGGASTWTPSAGAYTKLSVTFTTGAAQTSAEVYLNGWYGQGTYYADDVSLDGPGGSADTVAPTAPGTPTSTGKTSSSVSLAWTASTDNVGVTGYDVYQGASKVATSATPGATVTGLNPNTAYTFTVRARDLAGNTSPASGPVTVTTDNGTVPAGFKQAAPYLYNGWGDPPNPTTVMNATGAKWFTMAFILSSGGCNPSWDGQRPLTGGVDQSTINAIRAAGGDIVPSIGGWQGNKLGPNCATPEALAGAYQKVIDAYGLKAVDVDIENTDEFENAVVQDRILGALKIVKQNNPGLRTILTFGTSTSGPTSWGNRLIEQAKAQNAGIDVFTIMPFDFGNASTDMYASTISATEGLKTKLKSTFGWDDATAYSHIGISGMNGLSDTGETTSIQNWTGIRDWANSHHIARLAFWSVNRDRGCAGGGLQENCSGIAQSDWQFTSITAGFTG